The proteins below are encoded in one region of Bacteroidales bacterium:
- a CDS encoding acyl-CoA thioesterase — translation MKTLRQKAEISIRFSEVDSLRIVWHGHYVKYLEEAREAFGKTFNIGYNDVEKAGLATPIIKVDIDYKRQLRYGDTAIVEATYVDSDAAKLIFDYVIKRKSNNDIIATARTIQVFLFLDSRELSLNQPQFMLEWKAKNGF, via the coding sequence ATGAAAACATTAAGACAAAAAGCTGAAATTTCTATACGTTTTAGTGAAGTAGATTCTTTACGAATTGTATGGCACGGACACTATGTAAAATATTTGGAAGAAGCCCGGGAAGCTTTTGGGAAAACTTTTAATATTGGATATAATGATGTTGAAAAAGCAGGTTTGGCAACTCCAATAATAAAGGTTGATATCGATTATAAACGGCAGCTTCGCTATGGCGATACTGCAATAGTAGAAGCTACTTATGTAGATTCTGATGCTGCAAAACTAATATTTGATTATGTAATCAAACGGAAATCAAATAATGATATAATTGCCACCGCACGAACTATTCAAGTCTTTTTATTTCTTGATAGTCGGGAATTATCATTAAATCAACCGCAGTTTATGCTTGAATGGAAAGCAAAAAATGGTTTTTAA
- a CDS encoding BtrH N-terminal domain-containing protein, with the protein MQLDFKHKQSAHCENGVSSNLFAYYGIKLSEPMIFGIGSGLFFSYLPFLKVNHIPVTSFRPLPGMIFKRAARRLGFKMKKKRFSDPNQAMSELDEKLKEGTPVGMLVGVYNLTYFPKPYRFHFNAHNLVVYGKEKDNYLISDPIMETPTSLTSKELRKVRYAKGVFAPKGHMYWTVKAPQEIDLAKAITQGIKQTAKDMLTIPIPLVGVKGIKYLAKQLRKYPKKLGNRKASQYLGQIVRSQEEIGTGGAGFRYIYAAFLQEASDILKQPFLRDLSVEMTAIGDLWRDFAVETARIIKKRSEVENPYDGVADMLVVIAEKEKQIFQKLIKLKDA; encoded by the coding sequence ATGCAACTCGACTTTAAACATAAACAATCTGCACATTGCGAAAATGGAGTTTCATCAAACTTATTTGCCTATTATGGCATTAAGCTGAGCGAACCTATGATTTTTGGTATTGGATCAGGATTATTTTTTTCCTATCTGCCATTTTTAAAAGTGAATCATATTCCGGTTACATCATTTCGCCCTTTACCGGGAATGATTTTTAAAAGAGCCGCTCGTCGCTTAGGTTTCAAAATGAAAAAAAAGCGTTTCTCTGATCCTAATCAGGCAATGAGTGAATTAGACGAAAAGCTTAAAGAAGGAACTCCCGTTGGAATGTTAGTCGGAGTTTATAATTTAACTTATTTCCCAAAACCTTACCGCTTCCATTTTAACGCACACAATTTGGTTGTCTATGGTAAAGAAAAGGATAATTATTTGATTAGCGATCCTATAATGGAAACGCCCACAAGCCTAACATCAAAAGAATTGAGAAAAGTCCGTTATGCCAAAGGTGTATTTGCTCCAAAAGGTCATATGTATTGGACGGTAAAAGCTCCTCAAGAAATAGATTTGGCAAAAGCTATTACTCAAGGAATTAAACAAACAGCTAAGGATATGCTCACTATTCCTATTCCATTAGTTGGGGTAAAAGGAATAAAATATTTGGCTAAACAGTTAAGGAAATATCCAAAAAAACTTGGTAATCGCAAAGCCTCACAATATCTTGGTCAGATTGTTAGATCGCAAGAAGAAATAGGAACAGGTGGTGCCGGATTTAGATATATTTATGCTGCCTTTTTACAAGAAGCATCAGATATTTTAAAACAACCATTTTTACGCGATTTATCTGTTGAAATGACTGCTATTGGAGATTTATGGAGAGATTTTGCTGTTGAAACAGCTCGTATTATTAAAAAGCGGTCGGAAGTGGAAAATCCCTACGATGGAGTAGCCGATATGCTTGTTGTAATTGCAGAAAAAGAAAAACAGATATTTCAGAAACTAATAAAACTAAAAGATGCCTAA